From the genome of Vitis riparia cultivar Riparia Gloire de Montpellier isolate 1030 chromosome 2, EGFV_Vit.rip_1.0, whole genome shotgun sequence:
CAGAAATGTTGAAGATAAACTCCACTCCACCTTTTATGCAACCCCTACAACTTCCCAATTCCCAGAGTTACCAACGACGGTGATTACAGCGAAGAAACGACCAGTCCCGTCCCTTCTGGTTACCATCTTTAATGCATTGGACGATTTCATCAACAACTTCATAGGCCCTCCACTCCCACCCTCCATAGACCCAAAGCATGTGCTCTCTGGTAACTTCGCTCCCGTTGACGAGCTCCCCCCTACCGAGTGTGAGGTGATAGAGGGCTCACTCCCTCCCTGCCTCGATGGCGCATACATCCGCAATGGCCCCAACCCCCAGTTCTACCCACGTGGCCCTCACCATCTCTTTGATGGTGATGGCATGCTTCACTCCATCCGAATATCCCATGGCCGACCCATCTTCTGCAGCCGTTACGTTAAGACTTACAAATACATCATCGAGAAACGTGCTGGCTCTCCCGTTATCCCTAACCTTTTCTCAAGCTACCGCAGCTTCGCACGCAGCGCAGTTGCCATCGCCAGACTTCTAACTGGCCAGTTTGATCCCGTCAACGGGGTTGGTCTCGCCAACACCAGCGTAGCTTTCTTCTGTGGCCATCTCTACGCACTAGCTGAGTCTGATCTCCCTTATGCCGTTCGATTGACGCCTGATGGGGATATAAAAACTCTGGGCCGCTACGATTTTGATGGGAAACTCTCCATGAGCATGACCGCGCACCCCAAGATTGATCCCAGCACCGGAGAGGCATTTGCTTTTCGATACAGCCCTGTGCGTCCATTCCTAACCTACTTCCGGTTCGATGCCCAGGGAAAGAAACAACCGGACGTCCCAATTTTCTCCTTGTCTTGTCCATCTTTCTTCCATGATTTTGCAATCACCAACAGGTACGCCATATTTCCAGACATCCAGATGTGGATGAACCCGGTGAAAATGATCATCAGAGGAGGATCGCCAGTGGGTACAGATCCCACCAAAGTACCAAGAGTTGGAATCATCCCTCGTTATGCAAAAGACGAGTCCGAGATGAGGTGGATCGACGTGCCAGGTTTCAACATAATACACGCTATTAACGCCTGGGACGAGGAGGATGGCGATGCCATTGTGATGGTGGCACCAAACATACTACCAATAGAACATGCCTTGGAGAGGATGGATTTGGTCCATGGGTCTTTAGAGAAAGTGAGGATAGATCTGAAAACGGGGACAGTGACGAGGCATCGTCTATCACAGTGGAATCTGGAATTTGCGGTGATAAACCCAGGGTACTTGGGGAAGAAGAACAGATATGTATACTCAGCAGTAGGTGATCCTTTGCCCAAAATATCAGGAATTGTGAAGCTTGACGTATCACGAAGTGATCGGCGCCAAGAGTGTATAGTGGCTAAGAGAATGTACGAGCCTGGGTGCTACGGGGGCGAACCATTCTTTGTGGCAAAGGAGCCGGACAATCCAGAGGCAGAGGAGGATGATGGGTATGTGTTGTCGTATGTACACGATGAGCAAAGCGGGAAATCAAGGTTCATAGTGATGGATGCCCAGTCTCCTGACCTTGATATTGTGGCTGCTGTGAAGCTGCCCACAAGGGTGCCTTATGGCTTCCATGGATTGTTTGTTAAAGGGTGTGATCTCAAAATGGACTGAAACACCAAATTGTTGGAAAGCAAGCTTGAATTAGGAAATTTGTAATTATTAGGAttagatttagttttaaaaaaaaaaatcaaggaagaatgttttattttatcttatcttattaggagtttctattttgtttagCGTGAATACTTCAGATTATGTAAGGTTTGAATAAGAAAGAGTAATGAAATGCAGTGAAGTTTTAATTCTCCTCAAATTTTACCATTCTTGTAATTGTGTGTTTCTCTGCCAACCTTATTACCTCAACAAGTTGATACCTTGTGCTTCGCTATCAACCTTATTACCTCAGCAAATTGGTATCAAGGATTCCCACATATCAAACAAAACTTCCGCATACCCAATACAAATAATGTCCACAAAAATAAAGGAGGTTAAAGAAGTCTTCTTCTTTAATCAACTCTCTAAATTATCATATAGTGTACTTACATAAAACGTGCTTTTCTGTCAGTACTATCCATGTCATTAGCTATTCCGGCGGATTTCTTGTATTTCTTTACCCCAATGAATGGTTTTTACTTTATTTCAGCCCGCCCTTCATCTTCACCTTCCAATACTAATCTCTCCTTCTGGGGAAGACCCTTCATCCCCTTCATCTTACCAGGGAGCCAGCCGTGCTCTTGCCCGAGTGGTCTAGTCGTAGCAAACATTTGGCATGGTTAAATCATTTGAGCATAGAAAGCTTAAAAATCTTGTTGTCGGTGCCGTACAGACCATaggaaattcaattttattttcattacttcttattttattattgaaaaagcAACTATTATGTTCAAATATTACATTCTcggataaaattaaatttttatggaTCTACAAGAAATGCAAGAGAAGGCTCCCTCGGGGGTGTTATCAGGGATAGCATGAAGagaatattatgaaaaatcatgtcaaataacaataatagaaaaaaataataataagaacatgaaaaatagaaaatacgcAAAGTTCACAACAATTTATATGGTTCaacttaaaacttttataagggaaaacaaagaagatttttcatcatttttcaaggaAATTATAATCCTAAAACTTTTAAATCTTAAAGTTTTAGGATCGTGTAGGATCCTAAAACTTATTGAAATTATAATCCTAAAACTTTTAAATctgaaattgattttgaggtTAGAACTACAACTTATAagaccattaatttttttatccttttatcaCAACATGAGCACCCTTTGAGATTCTTATAAATCCTTTTCAACTTTATGTGTATTCATTGGAATCATGTGCCCAAAGAAatcacatttttcttcaaatccaAAACATGGTTTATATTAGTTAATGTCTTTCTAATGCCATCATGATCTTAATTCAAATTATCCTTATGTTAACAACCTTATCAGCTACATTGTT
Proteins encoded in this window:
- the LOC117928669 gene encoding probable carotenoid cleavage dioxygenase 4, chloroplastic, which gives rise to MNPLFCPFLSSTLPHPKPLVSPSLTTTRPSSSPYPPFLHISAIRNVEDKLHSTFYATPTTSQFPELPTTVITAKKRPVPSLLVTIFNALDDFINNFIGPPLPPSIDPKHVLSGNFAPVDELPPTECEVIEGSLPPCLDGAYIRNGPNPQFYPRGPHHLFDGDGMLHSIRISHGRPIFCSRYVKTYKYIIEKRAGSPVIPNLFSSYRSFARSAVAIARLLTGQFDPVNGVGLANTSVAFFCGHLYALAESDLPYAVRLTPDGDIKTLGRYDFDGKLSMSMTAHPKIDPSTGEAFAFRYSPVRPFLTYFRFDAQGKKQPDVPIFSLSCPSFFHDFAITNRYAIFPDIQMWMNPVKMIIRGGSPVGTDPTKVPRVGIIPRYAKDESEMRWIDVPGFNIIHAINAWDEEDGDAIVMVAPNILPIEHALERMDLVHGSLEKVRIDLKTGTVTRHRLSQWNLEFAVINPGYLGKKNRYVYSAVGDPLPKISGIVKLDVSRSDRRQECIVAKRMYEPGCYGGEPFFVAKEPDNPEAEEDDGYVLSYVHDEQSGKSRFIVMDAQSPDLDIVAAVKLPTRVPYGFHGLFVKGCDLKMD